The following coding sequences lie in one Chelonia mydas isolate rCheMyd1 chromosome 6, rCheMyd1.pri.v2, whole genome shotgun sequence genomic window:
- the LOC102932865 gene encoding olfactory receptor 1038: MEEGNHSEVTEFILSGLTDRPELQVPLFVVFLLIYGITLVGNGGMILLIMIDPRLQTPMYFFLSNLSFCDLCFSSIISPTMLLNFLAERKNIPYTACAVQLYLFLAFGDVGCLLLAVMAYDRYVAICNPLLYTVIMSRQLCKQLMAGVYALGVVDSMIHTCFTFRLSFCSSNIINHFFCDVPPLLALSCSDTRINEIVLFAFTCCIQVISFVTVLLSYVHIISTILKIRSAEGRRKAFSTCTFHLIIVVLLFGTIIFVYLRPTSSYSMDTNKVASVFCMLVIPMLNPLIYSLRNTEVKDALRRAMNRFLTNS; encoded by the coding sequence ATGGAAGAGGGAAATCACTCGGAGGTGACTGAGTTCATTCTCTCAGGACTGACAGATCGTCCGGAGCTACAGGTCCCCCTGTTTGTGGTGTTCCTACTGATTTATGGTATCACCCTggtggggaatggagggatgaTCTTGTTAATCATGATTGATCCCCGACTCCAGACCCCCATGTACTTTTTCCTCAGTAATTTgtctttctgtgacctctgctTTTCCTCGATAATTTCCCCTACGATGCTGCTGAATTTCTTAGCCGAGAGGAAAAACATTCCTTACACTGCCTGCGCTGTGCAACTGTATCTCTTTCTCGCTTTTGGAGATGTTGGTTGTCTCTTGCTGGCTGTGATGGCGTATGACCGTTATGTGGCCATCTGTAACCCGCTGCTCTATACGGTCATTATGTCCAGGCAGCTTTGTAAACAGCTGATGGCTGGGGTGTACGCTCTGGGGGTGGTGGATTCAATGATACACACGTGTTTTACATTTCGTCTGTCATTCTGCAGCTCCAACATCATCAATCATTTCTTCTGTGATGTCCCCCCACTGTTGGCTCTCTCCTGTTCTGACACCCGCATCAATGAGATTGTGCTGTTTGCTTTCACGTGCTGCATTCAAGTGATCAGCTTTGTGACTGTCCTCCTCTCCTACGTCCATATCATCTCCACCATCCTGAAGATCCGCTCTGCTGAGGGCCGACGCAAAGCCTTTTCCACCTGCACTTTCCACTTGATCATTGTGGTCCTGCTTTTTGGCACCATCATCTTTGTGTATTTACGTCCCACCTCCAGCTATTCCATGGACACAAACAAAGTGGCCTCTGTGTTTTGCATGCTTGTGATACCCATGTTGaaccccctcatctacagcctgaggaacacGGAGGTGAAGGATGCCCTGAGGAGAGCAATGAATAGATTCCTAACCAATTCTTGA
- the LOC102937029 gene encoding olfactory receptor-like protein OLF2 produces the protein MEGGNHSEVTEFILSGLTDRPELQVALFGVFLLTYGITLVGNGGMILLITIDPRLHTPMYFFLRNLSFCDLCFSSIISPKMLLNFLAERKSISFTACAVQMYLSIIFGDVECLLLAVMAYDRYVAICNPLLYTVTMSRQLCKQLVAGAYTVGVVDSMLNTYFTFQLSFCSSNIINNFFCDVPPLLALSCSDTRINEIVMFVLICCIQVISFVTVLLSYVYITSTILQIRSAEGRHKAFSTCTFHLTTVVLFYGTLLFMYLRPTSSYSMDTDKVASVFYTLLIPMLNPLIYSLRNTEVKDALKKAMNKLLTSS, from the coding sequence ATGGAAGGGGGAAATCACTCAGAGGTGACTGAGTTCATTCTCTCAGGACTGACAGATCGTCCGGAGCTGCAGGTCGCCCTGTTTGGGGTCTTCCTACTGACTTATGGTATCACcctggtggggaatggggggatgATCTTGTTAATCACAATTGATCCCCGActccacacccccatgtactttttcctcaggaatttgtctttctgtgacctctgctTTTCCTCGATAATTTCCCCTAAGATGCTGCTGAATTTCTTAGCCGAGAGGAAAAGCATTTCTTTCACTGCCTGCGCTGTGCAAATGTATCTCTCTATTATTTTTGGAGATGTTGAGTGCCTCTTGCTGGCTGTGATGGCGTATGACCGTTATGTGGCCATCTGTAACCCGCTGCTCTATACGGTCACCATGTCCAGGCAGCTTTGTAAACAGCTGGTGGCTGGGGCGTACACTGTGGGGGTGGTGGATTCAATGTTAAACacatattttacatttcagctgtcattctgcagctcCAACATCATCAATAATTTCTTCTGTGATGTCCCCCCACTGCTGGCACTATCCTGTTCTGACACCCGCATCAATGAGATtgtgatgtttgttttaatttgctgCATTCAAGTGATCAGCTTTGTGACTGTCCTCCTCTCCTATGTCTATATCACCTCCACCATCCTGCAGATCCGCTCTGCCGAGGGCCGAcacaaagccttctccacctgcacgTTCCACTTGACCACTGTGGTCCTGTTTTATGGCACCCTCCTCTTCATGTATTTACGTCCCACCTCCAGCTATTCCATGGATACAGACAAAGTGGCCTCAGTGTTTTACACGCTGCTGATCCCCATGTTGAACCCCCTCATTTACAGCCTGAGGAACACAGAGGTGAAGGACGCCCTGAAGAAAGCAATGAATAAACTCCTAACCAGTTCTTGA